The Pantoea sp. At-9b genome includes a window with the following:
- a CDS encoding GntR family transcriptional regulator produces the protein MAGKSTRSKNSAPLALEEQTENSWNAARPRTLVDHAVDAILSAASRGLILPGDRIAEPDLVAKLGMSRVPIREALRILESQGIVTSEPYKGIRLMEISHQRLEQIIDVRIPLETLACRRAIEAGRNSATQLTQLYQGVAAMQMMMQREDVYGFASADTDFHRTLCSFAHNPVLSNLWESIARQLTVIFGLSTMGKSMSDIIEEHQRLINVFAEGDIVKMTDEIENHIRIQALDVDYETIISQRRQQRSSAG, from the coding sequence ATGGCAGGAAAGTCGACCCGTAGTAAAAACAGCGCCCCACTGGCGCTGGAAGAACAGACCGAAAACAGCTGGAACGCGGCGCGCCCGCGAACCCTGGTCGATCATGCAGTAGATGCCATTCTGAGCGCCGCCTCACGCGGCCTGATTCTGCCCGGAGATCGTATTGCCGAGCCAGATCTGGTCGCGAAACTCGGTATGAGCCGCGTGCCGATCCGTGAGGCGCTGCGCATTCTCGAAAGTCAGGGCATCGTTACCAGCGAACCTTATAAAGGCATTCGCCTGATGGAGATCTCCCATCAGCGGCTGGAACAGATTATTGATGTGCGTATCCCACTGGAGACGCTGGCCTGCCGCCGCGCGATTGAAGCCGGACGCAACAGCGCCACGCAGCTCACCCAGTTGTACCAGGGCGTTGCCGCCATGCAGATGATGATGCAGCGCGAGGATGTGTATGGCTTTGCCTCAGCGGATACCGATTTTCATCGCACGCTATGCAGCTTTGCCCACAACCCGGTGTTGAGCAATTTGTGGGAGTCGATTGCACGCCAGCTAACGGTGATTTTCGGCCTGTCCACCATGGGCAAATCGATGAGTGACATTATCGAAGAACATCAGCGGCTGATTAACGTTTTCGCGGAAGGCGACATCGTCAAAATGACCGACGAGATTGAAAACCATATCCGCATTCAGGCTCTGGATGTGGACTACGAAACCATTATTTCGCAGCGCCGACAGCAACGCTCCAGCGCCGGTTGA
- a CDS encoding dihydroorotase family protein, which produces MKQLIINGLVVTESGAAPADLLIEAGKISGILTPGAYDGTVDNLIDASGLIVLPGAIDVHTHFTGSHDFPEQELREGTRGAAAHGVTTIVEMPHSLPPATSLASFTAKRSWLAENCSVDYAMWAGLDGRNVHELAALDQAGAVAFKAFLCSGAPNGDATDAKGLPRLDDDGLLRAMRELATFDGLIGVHAENHDILIGAGSELRRAGRKDIRAHALAGPEIAEIEAVGRVLAIAAETGARCHIVHVSSARAAETIIAAKETVRASFETCPHYLILDEEDLVRIGPNARCGPPIRPRPVVDALWQVLLRGDIDMIASDHCPYTPEQKLAGEFSIWDAGMGLTGVETLSPMFFSTAHIDRGLSLTEFARMTASGPAKAFRLWGKKGAIAPGFDADLVFYDASQSWTVTGENFQGLGKWSAFEGMRCQGKVVRTLIRGVTVYQDSRIQVEPGFGQFVTRQA; this is translated from the coding sequence ATGAAACAGTTAATTATCAACGGGCTGGTGGTAACGGAAAGTGGTGCCGCACCGGCAGACCTGTTAATCGAAGCGGGAAAAATCAGTGGCATTCTGACGCCTGGCGCTTACGACGGCACGGTGGATAACCTGATTGATGCCAGCGGCTTGATCGTGCTGCCGGGGGCGATTGACGTGCATACCCACTTTACCGGCTCGCACGATTTCCCTGAGCAGGAACTGCGCGAAGGCACACGCGGCGCGGCGGCGCATGGCGTGACCACTATCGTCGAAATGCCCCATTCGTTACCACCCGCCACGTCGCTCGCCAGCTTTACTGCCAAACGCAGTTGGCTGGCTGAGAACTGCTCAGTGGATTACGCCATGTGGGCCGGGCTGGATGGCCGCAACGTTCACGAACTGGCAGCACTGGATCAGGCCGGTGCCGTGGCATTCAAAGCCTTCCTGTGTAGTGGCGCACCGAATGGTGACGCCACTGATGCCAAAGGCTTACCGCGCCTTGATGATGATGGCCTGCTGCGCGCCATGCGCGAACTGGCGACCTTCGATGGTTTGATCGGCGTGCATGCTGAAAACCACGACATTCTGATTGGCGCAGGTAGCGAACTACGCCGGGCCGGGCGAAAAGATATCCGCGCTCACGCGCTGGCCGGGCCAGAAATTGCCGAGATTGAAGCGGTGGGACGTGTGCTGGCGATAGCCGCCGAGACCGGCGCACGTTGCCATATCGTCCATGTCAGCTCAGCACGCGCCGCCGAAACCATCATCGCCGCGAAAGAGACCGTGCGCGCCAGCTTCGAAACCTGCCCGCACTACCTGATTCTGGATGAGGAAGACCTGGTACGTATTGGCCCGAATGCCCGCTGCGGCCCGCCGATCCGTCCACGTCCGGTGGTCGATGCGCTGTGGCAGGTGCTGCTGCGTGGCGATATCGACATGATCGCTTCCGACCATTGTCCCTACACGCCAGAACAAAAGCTGGCCGGTGAATTCAGCATCTGGGACGCCGGTATGGGCCTGACCGGGGTGGAAACCCTCAGCCCGATGTTCTTCAGCACCGCGCATATCGATCGGGGTCTGTCGCTGACAGAATTTGCCCGTATGACCGCCAGTGGTCCGGCCAAAGCCTTCCGTCTGTGGGGCAAAAAAGGGGCCATCGCGCCGGGCTTTGATGCCGACCTGGTGTTTTACGATGCCAGCCAGAGTTGGACGGTGACGGGTGAAAATTTCCAGGGGCTGGGCAAATGGAGCGCATTTGAAGGCATGCGCTGTCAGGGTAAAGTGGTGCGCACGCTTATTCGAGGCGTCACCGTTTACCAGGATTCCCGGATACAGGTTGAACCTGGCTTTGGTCAGTTCGTGACCCGTCAGGCATAA
- a CDS encoding ABC transporter substrate-binding protein, with amino-acid sequence MHHLIFNQGDASESRIYYCAHYLAESLGLYAAQRLNVSFTTSESGGHTIQGGQVPAVLNREADLTLGGPMVVMKHYQQHGAELQCFCASVAANPWFLAAAQPQPDFQLRDLRGKRVLDVGNVGTASLTFRWLLAQHGLQEDVCILPSSGNTEHDFAAVAAGEVDYALHAMHALAPAISAGQLASVTSLASLCGRVPWSAYIARADVLREKAAAFAAFSVATQQALAWIAQHDATRLAERVKPWYPDYRFDALVAGLAAYQQAQVFAPDSRIPRGEFDHFSQLLAAIGWLDPSQPVPYDALVTQAGAES; translated from the coding sequence ATGCATCACTTAATTTTCAATCAGGGCGATGCCAGCGAATCACGTATTTATTACTGTGCCCACTATCTGGCAGAAAGCCTCGGCCTGTACGCCGCGCAACGGCTGAACGTCTCCTTTACCACCAGCGAATCCGGCGGACATACCATTCAGGGCGGTCAGGTGCCTGCGGTGCTTAACCGCGAGGCCGATTTAACCCTCGGTGGCCCGATGGTGGTGATGAAGCATTACCAGCAACACGGTGCGGAATTGCAGTGCTTTTGCGCCTCGGTCGCCGCTAACCCCTGGTTTCTGGCGGCAGCCCAACCACAGCCTGATTTTCAACTGCGCGATCTGCGCGGCAAACGGGTGCTGGATGTGGGTAACGTTGGCACCGCCAGCCTGACCTTCCGCTGGCTGCTGGCCCAACATGGCCTGCAGGAAGATGTCTGCATCCTGCCCAGCAGCGGCAATACCGAACATGACTTTGCGGCGGTGGCTGCGGGTGAGGTGGATTACGCGTTGCATGCCATGCACGCGTTGGCCCCGGCTATCAGCGCCGGGCAGTTAGCCAGCGTCACCAGTCTGGCGAGCCTGTGCGGCAGGGTGCCGTGGAGCGCCTATATCGCCCGTGCCGATGTGTTGCGCGAAAAAGCCGCGGCCTTTGCCGCCTTTAGCGTGGCGACACAACAGGCGCTGGCGTGGATCGCGCAGCATGATGCCACTCGCCTCGCTGAACGGGTGAAGCCCTGGTATCCCGATTATCGCTTCGATGCGCTGGTCGCCGGGCTGGCGGCCTATCAGCAGGCTCAGGTGTTTGCGCCGGACAGCCGCATCCCACGTGGCGAATTTGACCACTTCAGCCAGTTGCTTGCGGCCATTGGCTGGCTCGATCCTTCTCAGCCCGTGCCTTATGACGCGCTGGTAACCCAAGCGGGAGCCGAATCATGA
- a CDS encoding alpha-hydroxy acid oxidase, translated as MLTPELPFERAARERLGEPLFRYMQGLPADALGDENDANHLALRRYRLLPRVLQGNETIDTHTTLLNQTWAAPIGVGAFAGDRIFHDEGLLPIARACKRLQLPLVISEETVTPLAQIGATYDRCWLQLRAAGEVARIKALIDQAAASQFKAIVLTVLAPVHPVAGLQPGGFSVGDALKQRGWHTIGGTQPGVEALPAFPVWRWQQIDEVATHCADHGLPLLLKGVLHHDDAAPAAAHGVSGLIASNIGLRQSARWVTPVDQLADLQAVTRLPLLLDGGIRSGSDAVVARCLGAALSLSVRPVITALVTGGEAAVFDLLSGWINAISAISHWCGVSDMAALNGSFVMEARG; from the coding sequence ATGCTAACGCCTGAGTTACCGTTTGAACGCGCGGCGCGCGAGCGCCTCGGTGAACCGCTGTTTCGCTATATGCAGGGGCTGCCAGCTGATGCCTTGGGCGACGAAAATGATGCCAACCATCTGGCGTTGCGCCGTTATCGCCTGTTGCCGCGCGTGTTACAGGGCAATGAGACCATCGACACGCACACCACCCTGTTGAACCAAACCTGGGCGGCTCCTATCGGCGTTGGTGCCTTCGCCGGAGACCGTATTTTCCATGACGAGGGTTTGCTGCCGATTGCCCGCGCCTGCAAACGCCTGCAACTGCCACTGGTGATCTCCGAAGAGACCGTGACACCGCTGGCGCAGATTGGCGCGACATATGACCGCTGCTGGCTGCAACTGCGCGCGGCGGGTGAGGTGGCACGCATTAAAGCGTTAATCGACCAGGCAGCAGCAAGCCAGTTTAAAGCGATCGTGCTGACAGTATTAGCGCCGGTCCATCCGGTTGCGGGCCTGCAACCGGGCGGGTTCTCGGTGGGCGACGCGCTGAAACAACGCGGCTGGCATACCATCGGCGGCACACAACCCGGGGTGGAGGCGCTGCCTGCGTTTCCGGTGTGGCGTTGGCAGCAAATTGATGAAGTCGCAACGCACTGCGCCGATCACGGTCTGCCGCTGTTACTAAAAGGCGTGCTGCATCATGATGATGCCGCCCCGGCAGCAGCGCATGGCGTGAGTGGCCTGATCGCCTCCAACATCGGCCTGCGCCAGAGCGCGCGCTGGGTGACACCGGTCGACCAATTGGCCGATTTGCAGGCGGTCACCCGTCTGCCGCTACTCTTGGATGGCGGCATTCGTAGCGGCAGCGATGCCGTGGTGGCACGCTGCCTCGGTGCAGCCTTATCACTGAGCGTGCGTCCGGTCATCACCGCGCTGGTTACCGGGGGAGAGGCAGCGGTGTTTGACCTGCTTTCCGGCTGGATCAACGCCATCAGCGCCATCAGCCACTGGTGTGGTGTCAGCGACATGGCCGCGCTCAATGGCAGCTTTGTCATGGAGGCGCGCGGCTGA